The region TTGTGTTGCGTCATCAAAGCCGTTGCCCAGTTTGATTTTACCGATGCGGTCAACAAGGGCGTTGACAAACTCATCATGGATGGAGTCCTCAACGATTAACCGTGTACCTGCTGAACAGATTTGCCCAGCATGGAAAAATACAGCATTCATGGCTTGGTCGACTGCTGTGTCAAAGTCGGCATCGGCAAAAATAATATTTGGGTTTTTTCCGCCAAGTTCCAGTGCCAGTTTTTTCACATTGACACTTGCTGCCTGCATGATTTTTTTCCCGGTTTCGATTCCGCCGGTAAACGAGATCAGGTCAACATCGGTATTAGCGGAAAGCTCAGCACCGACCGAATTCCCCGGTCCGAGCACGAGATTGGCCACTCCTGCAGGTACATCTGCTTCTTCCATCAGCTCAAATACTTTAATGGAAGTAAGCGGAGTGATTTCACTCGGCTTCATAACCAGGGTGTTACCTGCCGCAAGTGCCGGTGCCAGCTTCCAGGATGCCTGCAGCAACGGATAGTTCCATGGGGTAATCTGTCCGCAAACCCCAATCGGCTCGTGAACCACCTTGCTCACGGAATTTGGCACAGGGGAGTCAATCACTTCTCCGCCATTTTTATCGGCAAGCTCCGCATAATAACGGAATACCCCGGCAATATCCTCCATATCACCGCGGCTTTCTTCCATTGTTTTGCCTGTGTCCAATGACTCCAGTTCAGCAAGTTCTTCCTTGTCACGTTCAATTAACGCAGCAATTTTACCGACAATTTGGCCACGTTCGGTAGCTGGAGTGGTTGGCCAGACACCTTGGTCAAATGTGTCTTTTGCCGCAGCAATTGCAGTTTTCGTATCTGTTTCATCACTTTCTG is a window of Virgibacillus ihumii DNA encoding:
- the betB gene encoding betaine-aldehyde dehydrogenase, with product MTVKRQFINGKWVNSNSNKVRDIINPFNQEVIAHVTESDETDTKTAIAAAKDTFDQGVWPTTPATERGQIVGKIAALIERDKEELAELESLDTGKTMEESRGDMEDIAGVFRYYAELADKNGGEVIDSPVPNSVSKVVHEPIGVCGQITPWNYPLLQASWKLAPALAAGNTLVMKPSEITPLTSIKVFELMEEADVPAGVANLVLGPGNSVGAELSANTDVDLISFTGGIETGKKIMQAASVNVKKLALELGGKNPNIIFADADFDTAVDQAMNAVFFHAGQICSAGTRLIVEDSIHDEFVNALVDRIGKIKLGNGFDDATQMGPLISEEHLSKVVGYVENGKREGATVAIGGERPDDPELQDGFFYLPTVLTDCTTDMRVVQDEGFGPVITVEKFSSEEEAVRLANDSIYGLSGGVWTQDIAKADRCVAKMRMGTVWINDVNLYFPHAPWGGFKQSGIGRELGKTGLEEYQETKHVFQNLKPEPMNWFGTE